acttgtgtagaaattgtccacataaaagatggtaccccttgccaaataagggtgacaccaagtcccagactgtcttcccactgctccccaggtagtcagggcaaccgaccggctccagggtctgatctttacgctcatagatccgaaatttgtgggtatagcctgtggccctttcacaatttgaccccataccgggcacgcatgcttgggatgtattgtttgaagccaaggcgcccaataaaatgtataagggactcgtctacgcagatgttttgctcagggatatacaaatctgcaaatttgttgttgaagtggtctataaggggccgaattttgtggagccggtcaaaagctgggtggcctctgggacgggaggtggtgttatcgctaaagtgcaggaaacgcaggatggcctcaaatcgtgccctggacatggcagcagagaacatgggcatgtgacgaATTGGGTTTgtagaccaatatgactgcaattcatgctttttggttagacccatgttgagaaggcccccaaaaaattttaattctgaaacttggacgggtttccaccgaaaggctgggcataatagcttcccgggttggcggctataaattgagtggcataccgatttgtttctgccacgactatgtccaagagctccacagtcaagaacagctcaaaaaatcccagggccgaaccgatctgagctgtctcaacccgaactccagactgggcggtgaaagcgggaactaatggtgcgactgaagttggggactgccaatcagggtttgccagcacctcagggactctagggggtctacgggcctgtctgtgcggtggctgcgacggggtaactattgcacgtgccactgtaccagcttcaactgcccttctggtgctcgccacttcaccatgttgtacggtagtgctggtactaggtccaggatgggctgcgctgctggtgtatgcctcaccacgtaatccgacagcgccagccccactctgctgcccttgaagcagatcctgcgcaacctgtggtgtagcaacacagggccgggtacgcctggtgctatcagggacctcaacctcctggtccgaactttgggtcagactgccactgctttctacaggttcatattctgacccgctggatttgtcagatgagggttcccattcctcatccgactgggtcagaagcctgtaggcctcttcagaagaataccccttgtttgccatttggactactaaatttagggggtattcactgagactacccaagaaaaaaaagcaagcctgtcttacaaatgggaggttagcgaagtaccggaggccgctgcgattgataaaaaaatatcaaaacagattttttttttcgccgcagcgcttggaaagtgattgtgcagtgataaaaaaaaaaaaaaaatttttgtcactgcggcagggcgggcgggcgtgggtgaacgcacgtgtgggcgaccgatcaggcctgatcgggcaaacactgcgttttgggtggattgcgagctaaggtgacactaatactattatagatctgactgtgatcagttctgatcacttacagatactataaaagtactaatgctgattagcgataatcagcgaatcagtgactgcggtgcggtgggctgggcgctaaacacctaaccaaggggcctaaactatccgtcaataccagtgaaaaaaaaagtgacagtttacactgatcacttttttccctttcactaggtaaATGACacgggcgatcaaggggttaattggggtgctgggggtgatctggggctaagtgaagtgtttggtggctactcactgtgatgcctgctcctctgctgagaccatcCGACGAAAATTCATgctgaggagcagagaagccatttaacaccttatatttataaatataaagtgttaactggcttctgattagtttttttttttaaatcatcagcctgccagcaatgatcattggctggcaggctgatgatgtaatcccccgtctcgcgagatgacgcatagatgcgtgactctaCCCGAGACAgctgcctccggaacgcgatcccgcattaggtggtccggaggctgTTAAAGGGTGTTCTCTCACAAAGACAACCCCTATTTAAAAAGATGCTGTGCGGTCCAGCTTCTCTAACCATTTATCAACATGGAAACATATCACTACATGCCAGCCATCAACATAAATAGGCAACTATGTAATGTACAATGCCTTTAAGGACAGCTTGACACATTATGCAACCTTCTCAACACAGGCAGTAATGAGCAAggcggctcagtggttagcactacagccttgcagcgctggggtccttggttcaaatccaaccgaggaaaacatctgcatggagcttgTATGTTCTTCCCGTGGGTTTCCTTCGGGTACTACAGTTTTCtttcacactccaaagacatactgagaggaaacttagattgtgagcgccAGTAGGGACAACGTGATACTAAtgttgtaaagcgctgcggaatatgtcagcgctatacaagtgtgtaaaataaaataaataacacaaaATGGCATTGAAGCAACAAGAGCCATATGAAATGGTATAGAAAGTCCCTACATAAATATACAGTGCATCATTTTGTTTTGAAACCACTGCACCCTTTACAGTATAACAAGTCCAAAATGCATGCGTGCAGGAATTTAGTCGGACAGCAAAGAGAATGCTTTCACGGCCTTGTGATTCTGTGCAGGAGGGCAGTAGGACAGGCAGACAGCACCTATGTGCTACCTGCGGCTCTGGACGGCAGTCAGCTGATGTTTTAGATTGATAGCTTGCTTTAGGAGGCCATCAATGCTCTTGAAGTGCACGCTGCTGAACGTCATACTTCTAACGGCACTAGGGGAAcaagtaaaacatgaaaatattTTTAACACATTGACAATCTTCACAATCTTCCAACACAAAACAtatagattaaagggaacctgtcagctcaaaaacgcatatataaaaccgccagcattacctcatagtagcccccagtctgttattagTCATGTGTTTGATCCAGTAATCTGATGCTCCATACATGACAAAAATAATGTGTTAAGCGCCATCAGGCCGGtcagcccccttgacttcaggctCCTTGTTTCAAGTCAAGAtaagcacgccccctaaccgtcAACTCTCGTGTGCGATTCACATCCTGCAGTACGGACTGGGATCGCGTTAGTCtcacgcatgcgcggtgcgcttctTGTTACTGCACGATCCCGTCTCCGGCTCCCGCAGTTAGCCGGGTTTCATAAGCACACCACTTAGACTTACGCGATCCTAGGCCACACTGCATGATGTCAATCACACacaagaggggacggttagggggcgtgcttatcttgacttgaagcaaggaggtcgCGGCCCCCTTGACTACAGGCTGACCggcaagatagcgctgatggcgcttaaaacattgtttttgtcATGTATGGAGCATTAGACTACTGGATCAAACAAACgattattaacagactgggggctactataaagTAATGATGGCGGGCTTATATGGGTTTTtgaggtgataggttccctttaaagtgcatctgtcatcaATTGAATTACATACTGTACAGACGGTGTGCAGTATAGGAAGCTATATTGCTACCTAACTAGGTGGTGCAAAGATAATTCCTACCCATGCATAGGCTCTAAGGAATCAGCATCTTCAAGAGAGCCGATATGCTCCGGTATATGGAGAGAGCAGCACATGCATGGTCACCTCTccattccagaggtgggacctgcacctatcagacatttatgggatTTCCTGTGGatataaagtgagacaaccccctttaacaaACACCTGTGAAGTAAAGGTGTTGTCTGGGCTTTACGAAAtgatggcccatcctcaggaGAGACCATCACTAGCTGAATGGTGGAGGTCCTACACCCTACACCCCTGACGATCAGGTGTTTGGTTATAGTTCTGTCACCAGAAGTCGGCACTGAAAACTATACCACACCGTCAATCTTGTAGTGGAGGGAGCTGGTTACTAATTCTCCAAATGACTTGGGGACTGAGTTACACCCTGAGgttaggcaacccctttaacattctgGCTAAATGTGTCATTTGTAAAAGTTTTTCCCCTTTTGTGACAgacagaaaaataagcagatatgcTTGAATACCAGTGATGGTGGGATACTCGCCACCATGTACATATTCTTTTATCCTTAATGGGTTAGATATAGTTCTCTTTATCTGATGTAAACTGTAATGCCAGTTATAATTTTCAAAGACAACAAATCCTCAAACACTGTATCCTCAAAATCCTGTATCCACCCAAACATACAAATCTCTAATAATACACCTAAAACCTGGAACACATACCTGCAGGCATACTCCACAGTATATACAGAGCCTTGACTTTGTTCTTCCCAATTCTGCATATCTGCCTGCAACATCAAGAAGACAGCCGTTTAGTTACAAAAGGGAAATGGAGAAGATATATGACTGCTATAATGAAGAGGCTGTGTACCCATGTAGCAGATTAGCTGCCGGCGAGTTCAGTATGGAATCAGCACTGAGATTCTGCAAATAAAGGACAATAAATGCAGGCACATGCTAGGCTTTGGAAGGGAGGAAGcatttggcttttggagagcCGAAATGCTTTTTGGGTGCCATGTCGAGGCAATGAGGTACCAGCATAGTACcccagaaaagtgaccccatttggaaaCGACACCCCTTAAAGCATTCATCTAGGGGTGGAGTGCGCATTTCCAgggtgaaaattacattttttttttttacagatattcCATTTAAGTGCCAAATATATTGTGCCTAGTTTTCATTCCTGGAAACAACCCCTACGCCCCAAAAATGTGTAAGTTGGTTTTCCTGAGCACAGTAGTACCTCACATGTGGCTTTTGTCTGCTGTATCgacagcagggctcagaatggAAATAGCACCATGCAAAATCTGAAGCCTATTTACTGCATTGTGCTATGATTACAGAGACTCCAAATATTTGAAACCCCTGAGaagcgaccccattttggaaactacacaccTTCAGacattcatctaggggtgtaaagAGCATTCTAACCCCAAATTAAATGTGCAGGAGattggattttattttttcttagatGCCCCATTTCAGTGCCAAAAATGTGCCCAGCTAATGTCATGGAGCCTCAATGTGGGGTCTCCTGGATACAGCAATGCCCAGCAGTCTGCTGTCCGGGCACACGGAAGGGCCCAGAAGGGAAGGAGTAGCATGCGTCACAGATAAGATGTTTGGAAGAACATCAgggtaaataaaaaaatcaagggATGTATGATAAAGTTTAAAACACTTCAAACACTTACAAAGTCCAAGTGTCATGTACCACACTGGTAGATGTTGTCCTTTCCTATCCTCCTTTTGAAGCACACCCTGCATCCTATTTATTTGAGTCCTTCGTTTCTTGCCAGCTTGGGGAACTTGGCCAGGGAAAAGCTGCTCTGGTACGGGTCGTATGGCCTTGCCTTAAGAAATACTGGGGATCCCCCCTTCCTAGTTCCCAAAGATTAGGCTTTTGATAACTACCTTTTGACATTCCAGGAATGTTTCCCTCTGGCTGCACATTACTGATatcaaagtgtaaaaaaacaaagacATCTTAGGTATTGTGGTGTAGTATAAGATGTCCCTGTTGGGTGGCTTCTTCAGAAGCCCCATGTTCAAAAAAAGGCCCCAGAATTTGCACATCTCCCTCTGCATCTACAGGGGTCCACCTGTGGGGCCGGGCCTATAATGATGTGGCGTGACTGGCAAACTGCTGGGCATACAGTATTGTCTGGGACAACATGATGTCAATCAATTCATCACTGAAAAAGTGCTTGAAATGGTCAATCTCACTGAATCCTGTTGTGTCAAACTTGATCCCCAAACTGTCCATGTACTGGGGGATCACTTGTCTCTATGGTGCTCTGGGGCATCTTGGAGGTCCCTCCTCCTCATCACTTAATGAGAAGGTTGTCAAGTAAAACAGAGTCTTTGTCAGAAGCATGAAATGAAAATGCCTCTTTAGTGCTAAATGTTTTGGGACATTTTTACTTATATACAAATCTAATTATGCCTTCCtgaccctaattttttttttcagttttagcaaaaattttttttttacaattttgccCTAAAGGGCAATTAGCAACCAGGGACTCACTGATCAAACATCACaggcaaggaggaggagaggatacAAGCAGTGTGTAAGAACCAGTATATGGTGGAGGGGGGTGCTATATAAAATGcaatcaggcccaaaaaaatGCAAACACAGAAAGAGACAGACGGAAACACTGGTGTTTGACGTCATGATTACTGCCTTTGGGCAGTAATCTCTGTGTGAAAGGTGAACACAAAGTGGAAGCCTTTAATCCATCATTTGTGATCCAGTAAATGCAAGGCTTCACTCATACATTAGCCTTTTTTAAGCAGTTAGACCTCCACTAATTCTACATGACCACTGGCACAAACAGATACCGTTTCATAGTACAGTACAAGCTCGCGTTATGCTTGCCCACCTTGTGCTGTGCCAGTTCCGGAAGAGACCTGCGGACATGTTCTTGAAGCCTATATAAAGCCACAGACGGCTCGTTGGCAAGGACATACATGCTCTCAGTGAACTTGTCCGTaactagaaaagaaaaaatagaaaaagaagatTGTTATTCTCCAGAAGACCACCCCTTACCCAGACCAGATTTCCTGTCGCAGCCATTTGCGTCTACGAGAAAATTCCTATAGAAATCAATGCAATTTTGGGTGGTGGTCTCAAAAAGATTTCACTGTACTTTGTTCACACTGGCATTATGGCTTCTGCTTTAAAACGTATCACTGATTGACAGATCGATACTAAAACAGATCTCACTGACATAATGTAATCCAGAACATAAGGattattcacatgtccgtatccATTTTTCAATCCATGAAAAAAGGTCCATTTCCATCTATGAAGAAAGGttattttttcataaaaactgcAACAATATGCTTCCACGTATTGCTTCACTTctttatcaaatacttattttaataTCCCACATAGCATGAAATCTACATAGGTAAAAAGTCCACATATGAACAAAGTCCAAAAGGTCCAAATTCAAATTTTCAAAAAAGGTAATCCACAAGAAGACACGATGGAGGTAACTCAAGTGCAATCCTACGCAGATGCGACATGGACCCTGAAACATTGTGTCTGTGTGTGATCCCTTAATTCTCCGCCATAGTGTCTTCCTGGATTACTGGTTTGAAATTTTGGACTTGTCTTCCACCTTTAGACTGTTTCCTATGTGGAGTTTTAAGCCTTTGCTATACATTAGTAAAGAAGTGAAGCAATATTTGAAAGCTGCAGTATTTTCTATGGATCATATGGACATGGGAGCCTCATGAACTACgtcatgttaaagggaacctgtcactgggattttgtgtatagagctgaggacatgggttgctagatggccgctagcacatccgcaatatccagtccccatagctctgtgtgcttttattgctttaaaaaaccgatttgatacatatgcaaattaacctgagatgagtcctgtatgtgagatgagtcagggacaagactcatctcaggttaatttgcatatgtatcaaatcgttttttttacacaataaaagcacacagagctatggggactggatattgcagatgtgctagcggcggtctagcagcccatgtcctcagctctatacacaaaatcccggtgacaggttccctttaaggtaatcCACTGGCTGCTGGGGGTTTGATTTATTTAATGTGTTATTTTTTCATACATGCATAAAACAGATGACATGTAGAGGGCAAAAAAGGGACATGGAcattgattaaaaaaatgaacatgATCTTGTACAGCATGAttgtttattcttttttttttttttttcttcacatataAAGAACAGCTCATACCCAAAAGAATGTCATCAACCTAAAACaatttgcttaaagggaacctgtcacctggattttgtgtaccgagctgaggacatgggttgctagatggctgctagcacatctgcaatacccagtccccatagctctgtgtgcttttattgtgtaaaaaaaaacgatttgaaacatatgcaaattaccctgagatgagtcctgtatgtgtgatgagtcagggacaggactcatctcaggttaatttgcatatgtatcaaatagttttttttacacagtaaaagcacacagagctatggggactgggtattgcggatgtgctagcggccatctagcagcccatgtcctcagctctatacacaaaatccaggtgacaggttccctttaaaaactcaTTCACCAATCCcgttatactatatacacacacacatttagaCTACTCGTCTCTCATTTTCAATCCCCACTTAACGAATGTTGCCTCTGCGCAGAGCAAACATTTTAACGCTGTACggagacagcattaaaacgaagttgcGGAAAGAAGCTTGGATCTGAATTTCGATTTGCTCACCCCTAACTATCAGATCTGCTGTTTAAAGATGGCACTCTTCTACATCTTTATTCCTACTGAAGAGTACACTGTAAGTTGGACCCCCATCTATCtaatgctgatgacctattccgataaggcaggcatgctcaacctgtggccctccagcttttgtaaaactacaactcccacaatgccccgctgtaggctgatagctgtatgctgttcaggcatgctgggagttgtagttttgaaacagctggagggccgcaggttgagcatgcctgcgataaggcatcaatatctgtagctcaGACATCCCTTTTAAATTGCTGGGGTCAGCGTTATCGATGCAGCAGAGagtgtcagatattgatgacctgaagATAGGTCGTAAGATCTGTAGCACAGACAACCCCTCTACCACATCTCAGGGTAGTGACtgcggcatctaagtggttagatGGAGACTGCAGAGTTCTGATGCGTTTACATGGCAGCTAAAGAGAGTTCTCCGGTCTGCCATTTGTGTAATACTAATAGGATGCCTGTCAGTATATGGAAGCAGTGCATGACATCAGCGATAAAACATCGGATGGGaactttaaaaaagtgaataagatAAAACTGCACAAAACCTTATCATGAAAAAAAGAACACGGCTGGTATTACCGCAATGTAATGAACAAATGCCTAAgcccgagttcacacttcagtgattgtgagccaatagCAGTAGTGCAGCCCAAGCAGAGATCAGGTGCAAAGCACCTGCccaatcactgaagtgtgaactcagcctaaccacTGCCAGCGGTCCTCCTCCACCTAGAAGTCACATTACCTTTCTTCACCTTGATctgcatctcctgctcctccatgacCATGTCActgcttacacagctggggctacTCCTCGCGTCCAGCCCGCCACCAATAGCAGTCCGGGTGCAACAAAGCTCAAAGGTTCCGCCTGCAAACCAGAGAGTAATAACACATGAAACCCGCGCGCCTGTATATCATGCCCGCCCATACAACCCCACACTGAGCTGCGCTGCTTACCGcgggactacaaatcccagcagttCTCGGATAGCATCAGGTTGGTAGACCGTTCAATGACACCTGACCAGCCTACGGCGAATCACAGCACGGCCTGGATTATGGACCAATCAGGAGCTGCGTGGTGCGGGCCAATCAGAAGGCGCCTCACATCCAAACACCCGGAAGTGCGCGCCGCTTGTTTGCAAGGTAGCTAGCCTGCTTAACTCCTGCTATGCCGCGCAGCAGGAGGGAGCTGCGCCTTTAAGAACCTGGATAGAACGGAGGCTGACCCTTCCATTACACGGGTGGGTGAGAGTTGTG
This portion of the Bufo gargarizans isolate SCDJY-AF-19 chromosome 1, ASM1485885v1, whole genome shotgun sequence genome encodes:
- the BORCS8 gene encoding BLOC-1-related complex subunit 8 isoform X1, translated to MVMEEQEMQIKVKKVTDKFTESMYVLANEPSVALYRLQEHVRRSLPELAQHKADMQNWEEQSQGSVYTVEYACSAVRSMTFSSVHFKSIDGLLKQAINLKHQLTAVQSRR
- the BORCS8 gene encoding BLOC-1-related complex subunit 8 isoform X2, producing the protein MYVLANEPSVALYRLQEHVRRSLPELAQHKADMQNWEEQSQGSVYTVEYACSAVRSMTFSSVHFKSIDGLLKQAINLKHQLTAVQSRR